The genomic window TGAACGGGGTATTAGGGAAACCGGCCATAACGAATTTTCCTTACTCTCTTTAAGTTGTTCCGACTATTTAGCCCTGCCAGCAGTAGGAACAGAAATTAAAAACCGTCTCAAAGATGAAAACATTACCCTTTCTTTACCTAGTCAACGGGTGGATAGGTTCGATGAAAATATTGCCAATATTGTTGGAGGAAACCGTCAGTCAGGGTTAACCTTTGCCCCAGAAGCCGGCACCCAAAGAATGCGAGATGTCATTAATAAAGGGTTAACCAACGAAGAGTTATTAAGAGGAGTCAAGACCGCCGTCGAACAGGGTTGGGATAAGGTTAAACTCTATTTTATGATTGGTTTACCCGGAGAAACCGATATGGATGTCCTGGGTATTGTGGAGACAGTGCGCTGGTTACGGCAAGAATGTCGCATTAAAGGCCGTAAACCGTTGCAATTTACCATTACCGTGTCTAATTTTACCCCGAAACCTCATACCCCGTTTCAGTGGCATTCGGTGTCTACAGCAGAGTTTAAACGGAAGCAGGAATTATTACGGGAGGCGTTTCGTTCCCTTCGAGGAGTTAAGGCTAATTATACCGATGTGAGAATTTCAGGGATGGAAGATTTTGTGGGACGAGGCGATCGCCGTTTATCCCCTGTTATTCGTCGCGCTTGGGAATTAGGGGCCGGTATGGACTCCTGGTGGGAAAATGCCCAACAAGCTTATGAAGCTTGGGAACAAGCCATTAATGAAGCCGGGTTAAGCTGGAAATATCGCCAGGTAGAAGAGGGAGAATGGAATATTTTTGAAGGAAATACGGACTCGTATAACGCCCCTTTACCTTGGGATCATATTAATACGGGTATTGAGAAGAAATGGTTACAAGAGGACTTACAACGGGCTTTAGAGGCTGCTACGGTTCCCGACTGTGCCTTTGAAGGGTGTTCCCATTGTGGGGTGTGTGGGCTAGATTTTGGTCACAATATTGTGGTGCAACCCCCTACAATTCCTCAATTTAGCGGTCATTTTAAGCCCAACCAAGACCGTTTACAGAGGTTTCGGGTTTATTTTGGCAAAATTGGCGAAATGGCCTTAGTTAGCCACCTTGATTTAGTGAGGTTATTTGATCGGGTGGTGCGTCGTGCAGCCTTACCTATTTCTTTTACGGGGGGATATCATCCGGGACCAAGAATTTCTATTGCGAATGCGTTAACGTTGGGGGTTACTAGCAATGGTGAAATTGTGGATTTTGAGTTGACTGAAATGATGGATATTAACAAGTTTCGTCACGCTTTAGAGGAAAATTTGCCCTCAGACATTCCTGTTTATAATGTAGAAGAAGTATCGGTTAATTCCACTTCAGCGACTCGGTTATTAGAAGAGGCAGAGTATTTAATGACAGTTGAAACTGAGGATAAGATTGCTCAGGAAACTTGGCAAAGTTGGATCGAAAAGGTGTTAAATAGTTCAGAAATTAACTGGGAGAAAACCACTAAGTCAGGGAAAAAGAAAACCGTTAATTTACGCGATCGCTTGTCTAGTTTATCTTTAGACTCTTATCAAGATAATGCTGTAACTTTGCACTATATTGGCAGTTGTCGCAATGACGGGACAATGTTACAACCTCAGCACGTTATGTTGATGTTAGAAAAAATATCTGGGATGGAATTACAGTTAGTTAAAGTTCATCGTCAACGGTTAATTTTAGCAGCAAGTTAATGTGGTAGGGTGGGCAATGCCCACCTTATTAAGTTAAGAGACAGCAAACTCAGTAATTTTTCTTTCTT from Crocosphaera subtropica ATCC 51142 includes these protein-coding regions:
- a CDS encoding TIGR03960 family B12-binding radical SAM protein; translation: MTIAIEKLLTPDINKPARYLGNELGAKHKPWNEATVRWVLTYPEVYELGASNLGHIILYNILNSQPRQLCDRTYLPAPDLAEKLRQSNTPLFALESRRSLTDFDILGFNLSYELGATNILEMLDLAQIPLTWKERDSGNYPLIFAGGQTATSNPEPFAEFFDFMALGDGEELLPEIGLIIEQGKENNLSKQALLLDLAQIPGVYVPRFYDETEAGEVVPNRPDVPARILRRVSPPMPAYAIGLVPYIETIHDRLVVEIRRGCTRGCRFCQPGMLTRPARDVQPDDVIETIERGIRETGHNEFSLLSLSCSDYLALPAVGTEIKNRLKDENITLSLPSQRVDRFDENIANIVGGNRQSGLTFAPEAGTQRMRDVINKGLTNEELLRGVKTAVEQGWDKVKLYFMIGLPGETDMDVLGIVETVRWLRQECRIKGRKPLQFTITVSNFTPKPHTPFQWHSVSTAEFKRKQELLREAFRSLRGVKANYTDVRISGMEDFVGRGDRRLSPVIRRAWELGAGMDSWWENAQQAYEAWEQAINEAGLSWKYRQVEEGEWNIFEGNTDSYNAPLPWDHINTGIEKKWLQEDLQRALEAATVPDCAFEGCSHCGVCGLDFGHNIVVQPPTIPQFSGHFKPNQDRLQRFRVYFGKIGEMALVSHLDLVRLFDRVVRRAALPISFTGGYHPGPRISIANALTLGVTSNGEIVDFELTEMMDINKFRHALEENLPSDIPVYNVEEVSVNSTSATRLLEEAEYLMTVETEDKIAQETWQSWIEKVLNSSEINWEKTTKSGKKKTVNLRDRLSSLSLDSYQDNAVTLHYIGSCRNDGTMLQPQHVMLMLEKISGMELQLVKVHRQRLILAAS